The Ralstonia pickettii DTP0602 genome segment CACGTCGGCTTCACGGGTGTGGGCGCCGATATCGCGCGTCTTGCTGTTGCAGATGGTCACGGTGGCGCCGGCCTGCAGCAGCAGCATCGCCATCGGCTTGCCGACGATGTTCGAGGCACCGACTACCACGGCGCGGGCACCGCGCAGCGGGAACTGGATCGACTCCAGCATCTTCATGCAGCCGTAGGGCGTGCACGGGCGGAACAGCGGCGCGCCGGTCATCAGCGCGCCGGCGTTGGCGACGTGGAAGCCGTCGACGTCCTTTTCCGGGGCGATCGCTTCCAGCACCTTGTGGCTGTCAATGTGCTTGGGCAGCGGCAGCTGCACCAGGATGCCGTGGATATTCGGATCGTTGTTGAGCGCGTCGATGCGGGCCAGCAATTCCGCCTCGGAGAGGTCAGCGGGGTAGCGGTCGAGCGAGGAGTGGAAGCCATTGTCCTGGCAGGCCTTGACCTTGTTGCGCACGTAGACCTGGCTGGCCGGGTCTTCGCCGACCAGGATCACGGCCAGGCCGGGGCGGTGACCGCGTTCGGTTAGGCTGGCGGCGCGCCGGGCGGCTTCGGAGCGGATTTGTTTGGCAAGGGCGTTGCCGTCGATCAATTGGGCAGACATGGAGGAATGGCGGGTTTGTGGCCGGAGGTGGAGCTGCCGCCGCTGGGGGCGGGCAAGGCTAAAGGCGAATTATAAAGGGTGCGTAGGGGCTGCCGCACGGAGCTTGACCGGATACAGGGGTTGCGTGGCGCGGGGCTGGTAGCATCGGCCGCATGCACACCGCGCTCCCGTCCCTGCTGTCCGATCCCTTGCTGGTGTTCCTGTCCCTGGCCGGGCTGCTGTGGGCGCTGACGCGCCGGCCCTGGCAGCTGCTGCGGCGCCATGCGCTGCAGAACGCCTGGCTGGGCGCGATGCTGCTGGTCGCGCTGCTGTGGACGGTGCGCGCCACGTTGGTGGGCGGGCTGGTGATCCAGTTGCTCGGCGCCACGCTGATGGTGACGTTGTTCGGGCTGCCGCTGGCGTTGCTGTCGCTGTTCGTGGTGGATGTGGTGTCGCTGTTCGGGCTGGAGTACCTGGCGGGCCACGGCTGGGCCCAGTTCGACTGGGCCTCGCTGTGGGTGAGGTACGTCTGGCTGGCGCTGCTGCCGGCGCTGATCTCGGCCGCGCTGCAGGCCCTGATACGGCGCCTGCTGCCCCGGCATCCCTTTGTCTTTATCCTGGGGCACGGCTATTTCACCGCCGGGCTGGCCGCGCTCGGCGCCAGTGCGGCGCAGGCGGCATGGCGCCACCTGATGGCGCCGGGGCTGCCCTTCACCGTGGCCGACACGCTGGCCGCCACGGTGATCCTGGCCTTCGGTGAGGCCTTCCTGACCGGCATGCTGGTGGCGATCTTTGTGGTCTACCGGCCACAATGGGTTGTCACGTTCCGGGATGAGGAATACCTAAGGCGCTGATGGCGGGAGAAGTCGTTGCGCCGGGCGGCGCGGGGAGGGCAACCGGTGCGGCCGCGGGCCGCGCCGGGAAGTGACGAGCATGGCGCCGGCGGGCTGCCAGGCGCCAGCCGGCTTCAGCTGTTGCGCGACAGCGCCAGGCGCAGCAGGTCGGCGACCGTGTTGACGTTGAGCTTTTCCATGATGTTGGCGCGGTGCGCCTCAACCGTCTTGATGGAAATGCCCAGGTCGTCGGCGATCTGCTTGTTCAGGCGGCCGGCGACGATGCGCTCCAGCACCTGCTGCTCGCGCGTGGTCAGCTTGCCCAGCAGGTCCTTGGCGGCGCGTTGCTCGCGCGCGGCGGAGTGGTCGGTGCGGGCCTTCTGCAGCATGCGCTCGACCAGCGCGCGCAGCTCCGACTCGTCGAACGGCTTTTCGATAAAGTCGATCGCGCCGCGCTTCATCGTCGACACCGCCATTGGCACGTCGCCGTGGCCGGTGATAAAGACGATGGGGATGTCGATCTGCTCGGCCAGCATGCGTTCCTGCAACTCGGGGCCGCTCATGCCGGGCATGCGCACGTCGAGGATCAGGCACGACACCTGGCTGGCGTCGTAGGCGGCGAGGAACTGCTCGGCGCTGGTGAAGCTGCGCACCTGGTAGCCATTGCCCTCCAGCAGCCAGGTCAGCGAGTCGCGCATGGCTTCATCGTCGTCGACGATGAACACGGTCTCGCCGCGGTGGGGCGTGGGGTTTGGCGTTGCGGTCATGTAGTCTCCTCGGGACAACAATTCATTGCTGCGAAGTGTAACCGGCCATGGCCCTCTGTGGCGAGACAGGCCCCCCACGGACGTGGGGGGATGGCGTGGCCGGCGTGCTCCGGATTCTGGGGGGCAGGGACTTGCGGGGCGGGGGCGCTTGCTTCTGTCAGTGCTCGGCCATCACCGGCTGCAGCGGCAGCATGATCTTAAATGTACAGCCGATGCCGTCGATATTGTTCTCCACCCACAGGCGGCCCTGGTGCGACTCGATGATCGAGCGGCAGATGTTCAGCCCCATGCCCATGCCGTCGGACTTGGTGCTGAAGAAGGGTTCGAACAGCCGTTCCTTGGTGGCCTCGTCCACGCCCGGGCCCTGGTCGATCACGTCGATGTGGACGTTGTCGCCGATCTCGCCCGGCTCCATCCGCGCGTGCAGGCGCACCACGCCGCCGGCACGCAGCGCCGGCAGGCCCGACATGGCTTCCACCGCGTTCTTGAGCAGGTTCACCAGCACCTGCTCGATCAGCACCGGATCCACATAGACCGTCATCGGCGGTGGCGGCAGGCGGGTGAGGATGGTGACGCGGCGGCGCGTGGCCTCCAGGTCGGCCAGGCCCACGGCGTCGGCGACGATGTCGTGCAGCGAGGCCTCGCGCCGCTGTGGCTGGCTGCGCTTCACGAAGCCGCGGATGCGGCTGATGATGGTGCCGGCGCGCACCGCCTGCGCCGACGTCTTCTCCAGCACCGGGATCAGGTCTTCCGGCGTGCTGCGGCCCGAATGAAGCCGCGCCACTGCCCCCATGCAGTAGTTGTTGATCGCCGCCAGCGGCTGGTTCAGTTCGTGCGCCAGCGACGACGCCATCTCGCCCATGGTGGTCAGGCGGCTGGTGAACTGCAGGCGCTCTTCATGCTGGCGCGCCATTTCCTCGGCGGCCTTGCGCACCGTGATGTCGGTGGCGATCTGCATCTGCGCCAGGTGGCCGTCGACCCACTGGATATAGCGGCGGCGCACTTCGAACCACTTCTGCATGTCGGGCACGAACACTTCGCGCGCGTCCGATGCGTACGGCATCAGCTCGGATGCGGGCAGGCCGGCGTAGGCGTCGACATAGTCGGTGTTGTCGCTCGAGACCTGGTCCTTGTCGAGCTCGTCGCCGGCCAGCTTGACGTGGCCCTCGGCCTCCCAGCCGAACAGCTGCCGGTAGTAGCGGTTGGCGAACAGCAGCTCGGCCTTGTCGGTGGCCAGCACGGAGACGGCTGCGTCCAGGCTCTCCAGCACCGTGGTGAAGCGGTCGTGCGCCGCGGCCAGTTCCTCGCGTGCGCGCTTGGGCTCGGTGATGTCCGTCATCGAGCTCATCCAGCCGGTATGGCGGCCGCGGCTGTCCACCAGCGGCGACACGTACATGCGCGCATAGAAGCTGCTGCCGTCGCGGCGCATCGCGCGCATCTCGTAGCCGCCCGCGGGCGACTTGCCCTGCAGCGTCAGGTCGATCTGCTTCTGCATCTCCTGCTGGTCGTTGGGCGGCCAGTAGGGGAAGGGCGGCAGGCGCCCGACCAGGTCGTTCTCCTGCCAGCCGGTCATGCGACAGAAGGCCGGGTTGACGTAGGTGATGCGGCCGTTCAGGTCGAGCGCGCGCAGGCCGATCAGCATCGAGTTTTCCATCGCGCGCCGGAACGAGGTCTCGGCCAGCAGCGCGCGCTGCGCTTCGGAGCGCCGGCTGGTGTGGCGCCACATGCTCCACAGGCTCCACAGCAGGAAGCAGGACAGGCCCACCACCAGCCACAGCAGCATGTTGTTGGGCAGGTTGGACGGCGGCGGGTAGGCGTCGGCGCGCAGCGACAGCGAGTGGCCCGGCGGGTCGAGCAGAACCTCATACGACAGCGCGTTGCCTGGCACCGGCCGCAGCGAGGTGCTGGCGCGGGTCTGGTTGTTCTTGTCAATCAGCGAGAAGCGGTAGCGCTCGGTCAGCTCCGGCGGCAGCAGGTGCGTCAGGATGCCGTTGATCGAGTAGAGCGCGCCGAGCGTGCCGAGGAACTCGTTGTCGCGCACGATTGGCACTTGTACCAGCATGAAGCTGTCGCCGCGGTCGTTGACCAGCGGACGCGAGTAGACCACGCGCTGGGTTTCGCGGGCGGCGTCGAAGGTGTCGAGCACTTCCGGCTCGAGCGGTTGGTCCTGGTTCTCGCGCAGGCGCACGGCAAACTCGGACGTCGACGGCAGCGACCAGCGGCCGCGCTTGGTGGCGTCGAGCCAGTTGATAAAGACGATCTCGGGGTTCTCGCGCAGGATTTCCTGCGCGGCGGTGCGGTACGCGCCTTGCTCGAGCTGGGCGGCGGCAATGTCGCGCGCCAGCGAGGCGAGCTGGTCCTGGTTGCTCAACAGGGACAGGCGCACGCGCTGCTGCGCCCAGGCGGCGTCGCGGTAGAGCGCGTCGCGCTGCTGCTGGCGCTCGGTCTCGTGCAGCGACCACAGGATCACGCCCATCGCCACCGTGAACAACACGATCGCGACCAGCGGGATAAACATAAACCAGCTGGTAGCCACCAGGTTGCGCCAGCGCAGCCACCACAGCCCGCGCGGGGCGGCGACCGGCGCGCCGTCCTCGGGTCCCAGTGCCTCGATCGGACCTAGCCCGGCCGCCGGGGGAGGGGCGTGTCCGGCATCGCCACCGGCCGCCTTGGCTGAGCCCGACGCATCGGGGGATAGCATGGCTGCACGCAGGCGGGAAAGAAAGCGGTCGAGAAACGAGGCGAAAAACGGCATGGGAGGGATTGACGGCTGACCGACCAGTGTACCGAGATTATTGCGGTGCGTCGCTTGGGGAAAGCGCCAATGCACCCCAGGTTTTGCCTGCCGGCGCCAGCCGCCTTGCGGCACGGGAGCACCCCATCAGAAGGTGATTGTTGCTGCGCTGCCGCATAATTTCACATTATAAAAAACGATATCGCAATTTGAAAATTTCACTTGTGTTGCACTTTGGGCTTCCATAGAATCGGTTCGACCCAAGAATGCGGGCGGTAGTCATGCGCCTGCCGCGCGGAGGAACCGGAACAGGTTCCCCGGCGGCGGCTCCGATGCAGGGCGCAGCAGCGCCGGACCCGCAAGAGTTAGAGTCACACCGTAGACCCTGCCCGAGGCCAAAAGCGCGGGCGCGGAAGCACGAATTCAACGAATTCACCCAGGAGACAGTCATGTCCGCCGTACCAGAGCAGATTCTCGGCGCGTCCAGCGCCAACGACGCCGATCCCCAGGAAACGCATGAATGGCTTGACGCCCTGCAGGGCGTCCTCGCCGCTGAAGGCCCCGCGCGCGCCGCGTTCCTGATCGACAAGCAGATCGAATACGCACGCGTGAACGGCGTCACCCAGCCGTTCCACGCCGAGACGCAGTACATCAACACGATCCCGGTCGACCAGCAGGCCCGCATCCCCGGCGACCAGGACGTCGAGCACCGCATCCGCTCGTACACCCGCTGGAACGCGATGGCGATGGTGCTGCGCGCCAACAAGCACACCAACGTCGGCGGCCACATCTCCTCGTTCGCTTCGGCCGCGACGCTGTATGACGTCGGCTACAACCATTTCTGGCGCGCGCCGTCCGAACAGAGCGGTGGCGACCTGGTCTTCGTGCAGGGCCACTCGGCTCCGGGCGTGTACTCGCGCGCCTTCCTGCTGGGCCGCCTGACCCAGGACCAGCTCGACAACTTCCGCCAGGAAGTCGACGGCAAGGGCATCTCGTCCTACCCGCACCCGTGGTTGATGCCGGACTTCTGGCAGTTCCCGACCGTGTCGATGGGCCTGGGCCCGATCATGGCCATCTACCAGGCCCGCTTCATGAAGTACCTGGACAGCCGCGGCCTGGCCAAGGCCGGCGACCGCAAGGTCTGGGCCTTCCTGGGCGACGGCGAGACCGACGAGCCGGAATCGCTGGGTGCGATCGGTATGGCCGGCCGCGAGAAACTGGACAACCTGGTCTTCGTCATCAACTGCAACCTGCAGCGCCTGGACGGCCCGGTGCGCGGCAACGGCAAGATCATCCAGGAACTGGAATCCGAGTTCCGCGGTGCCGGCTGGAACGTGATCAAGGTGGTCTGGGGCAGCAAGTGGGATTCGCTGCTGGCGCGCGACACCAAGGGCTTGCTGATGAAGCGCATGATGGAATGCGTGGACGGCGAATACCAGACGATGAAGGCCAAGGACGGCGCCTACGTCCGCGAGCATTTCTTCAACACGCCTGAACTGAAGGCGATGGTGGCCGACTGGTCCGACGACGACATCTGGCGCCTGAACCGCGGCGGCCACGATCCGCACAAGATCTACGCCGCCTACAAGGCCGCCAGCGAGCACAAGGGCCAGCCCACGCTGATCCTGGCCAAGACCATCAAGGGCTATGGCATGGGCGACGCCGGCCAGGCCATGAACGTGGCCCACCAGCAGAAGAAGATGCCGGTGGACGCGATCCGCAAGTTCCGCGACCAGTTCAATCTCCCCGTTGCCGACGACCAGCTGGAAGAGGTGCCGTACATCACCTTCCCGGAAGGTTCGAAGGAACTGGAATACATGCGCCAGGCGCGCCAGAACCTGGGCGGCTACCTGCCGGCCCGCCGCCAGAAGGCCGAAGCCCTGCCGATCCCGCAGCTGTCCGCGTTCGAGGCGCTGCTGAAGGCCACCGGCGAAGGCCGCGAAGTGTCCACCACCATGGCCTTCGTCCGTATTCTGAACACGCTGCTGAAAGACAAGCAGATCGGCAAGCACGTGGTGCCCATCGTGCCGGACGAGTCGCGCACCTTCGGCATGGAAGGCCTGTTCCGCCAGGTCGGCATCTGGAACCAGGAAGGCCAGAAGTACGTACCGGAAGACCATGACCAGCTGATGTTCTACAAGGAATCGCAGACTGGCCAGGTGCTGCAGGAAGGCATCAACGAAGCCGGCGCCATGTGCGACTG includes the following:
- a CDS encoding ATPase (K00936: E2.7.3.- [EC:2.7.3.-]), yielding MPFFASFLDRFLSRLRAAMLSPDASGSAKAAGGDAGHAPPPAAGLGPIEALGPEDGAPVAAPRGLWWLRWRNLVATSWFMFIPLVAIVLFTVAMGVILWSLHETERQQQRDALYRDAAWAQQRVRLSLLSNQDQLASLARDIAAAQLEQGAYRTAAQEILRENPEIVFINWLDATKRGRWSLPSTSEFAVRLRENQDQPLEPEVLDTFDAARETQRVVYSRPLVNDRGDSFMLVQVPIVRDNEFLGTLGALYSINGILTHLLPPELTERYRFSLIDKNNQTRASTSLRPVPGNALSYEVLLDPPGHSLSLRADAYPPPSNLPNNMLLWLVVGLSCFLLWSLWSMWRHTSRRSEAQRALLAETSFRRAMENSMLIGLRALDLNGRITYVNPAFCRMTGWQENDLVGRLPPFPYWPPNDQQEMQKQIDLTLQGKSPAGGYEMRAMRRDGSSFYARMYVSPLVDSRGRHTGWMSSMTDITEPKRAREELAAAHDRFTTVLESLDAAVSVLATDKAELLFANRYYRQLFGWEAEGHVKLAGDELDKDQVSSDNTDYVDAYAGLPASELMPYASDAREVFVPDMQKWFEVRRRYIQWVDGHLAQMQIATDITVRKAAEEMARQHEERLQFTSRLTTMGEMASSLAHELNQPLAAINNYCMGAVARLHSGRSTPEDLIPVLEKTSAQAVRAGTIISRIRGFVKRSQPQRREASLHDIVADAVGLADLEATRRRVTILTRLPPPPMTVYVDPVLIEQVLVNLLKNAVEAMSGLPALRAGGVVRLHARMEPGEIGDNVHIDVIDQGPGVDEATKERLFEPFFSTKSDGMGMGLNICRSIIESHQGRLWVENNIDGIGCTFKIMLPLQPVMAEH
- a CDS encoding LuxR family transcriptional regulator gives rise to the protein MTATPNPTPHRGETVFIVDDDEAMRDSLTWLLEGNGYQVRSFTSAEQFLAAYDASQVSCLILDVRMPGMSGPELQERMLAEQIDIPIVFITGHGDVPMAVSTMKRGAIDFIEKPFDESELRALVERMLQKARTDHSAAREQRAAKDLLGKLTTREQQVLERIVAGRLNKQIADDLGISIKTVEAHRANIMEKLNVNTVADLLRLALSRNS
- a CDS encoding bifunctional 5,10-methylene-tetrahydrofolate dehydrogenase/ 5,10-methylene-tetrahydrofolate cyclohydrolase (K01491: folD; methylenetetrahydrofolate dehydrogenase (NADP+) / methenyltetrahydrofolate cyclohydrolase [EC:1.5.1.5 3.5.4.9]); this translates as MSAQLIDGNALAKQIRSEAARRAASLTERGHRPGLAVILVGEDPASQVYVRNKVKACQDNGFHSSLDRYPADLSEAELLARIDALNNDPNIHGILVQLPLPKHIDSHKVLEAIAPEKDVDGFHVANAGALMTGAPLFRPCTPYGCMKMLESIQFPLRGARAVVVGASNIVGKPMAMLLLQAGATVTICNSKTRDIGAHTREADVVVAAVGRRNLITADMVKPGAVVIDVGMNRDDNGKLCGDVDFAGVREVAGYITPVPGGVGPMTITMLLVNTLEAAERAAG
- the aceE gene encoding pyruvate dehydrogenase (E1 component; part of pyruvate dehydrogenase; forms a complex with DlaT and LpdC~K00163: aceE; pyruvate dehydrogenase E1 component [EC:1.2.4.1]), with amino-acid sequence MSAVPEQILGASSANDADPQETHEWLDALQGVLAAEGPARAAFLIDKQIEYARVNGVTQPFHAETQYINTIPVDQQARIPGDQDVEHRIRSYTRWNAMAMVLRANKHTNVGGHISSFASAATLYDVGYNHFWRAPSEQSGGDLVFVQGHSAPGVYSRAFLLGRLTQDQLDNFRQEVDGKGISSYPHPWLMPDFWQFPTVSMGLGPIMAIYQARFMKYLDSRGLAKAGDRKVWAFLGDGETDEPESLGAIGMAGREKLDNLVFVINCNLQRLDGPVRGNGKIIQELESEFRGAGWNVIKVVWGSKWDSLLARDTKGLLMKRMMECVDGEYQTMKAKDGAYVREHFFNTPELKAMVADWSDDDIWRLNRGGHDPHKIYAAYKAASEHKGQPTLILAKTIKGYGMGDAGQAMNVAHQQKKMPVDAIRKFRDQFNLPVADDQLEEVPYITFPEGSKELEYMRQARQNLGGYLPARRQKAEALPIPQLSAFEALLKATGEGREVSTTMAFVRILNTLLKDKQIGKHVVPIVPDESRTFGMEGLFRQVGIWNQEGQKYVPEDHDQLMFYKESQTGQVLQEGINEAGAMCDWIAAATSYSTHGVQMIPFYIYYSMFGIQRIGDLCWAAADMRSRGFLLGGTAGRTTLNGEGLQHEDGHSHVFHAAIPNCISYDPTFQYELAVVMQDGLRRMYAEQEDIYYYLTVMNENYEHPEMPAGVEQDIVKGMYQFRKGVENSNAPRVQLLGSGTIFREVIAAAELLKKDWGVESDLWGCPSFTELAREGQATERYNLLHPTETPRESFVAQKLKSARGPVIASTDYVRAFAEQIRPFVPRRYVVLGTDGFGRSDTREKLRHFFEVDRHWVTLAALKALADEGAIGRDKVAEAIKKYNLDPSKPNPMSV